One Triticum dicoccoides isolate Atlit2015 ecotype Zavitan chromosome 5B, WEW_v2.0, whole genome shotgun sequence genomic window carries:
- the LOC119306575 gene encoding indole-2-monooxygenase-like: MAHVLTIFSREALLSLLLCFLVLRRYYLARRSANNCRDHGRRLPPSPPKLPLIGHLHLVGPDPHISLAELARKQAGRDGLMLLRLGQVPNLVVSSPSAAEAVLRTHDHVFASRPPSIVADVLLSGPSDVALAPYGEYWRQARKLVTTHLLSARKVRALQGAREEETRLVVVKLRAAAEARSAVDMTELLGAFTNDVVCRAVCGKFFRVEGRNELFRELIAGNVAAIGGFNLEDYFPNLAKVGLLRRVVLARTCRLKKRWDELLDKIVDDHATKSPWLVGGVHHHQHNELEQRQEDQDRDLVDVLLSLQHEYNLTRDNVKVILMDMFAAGTDMSSIVLEFAMAELMRKSHLMAKLQAEVRSKTPKSQKTVMEDDLSGMSYLKAAVKETLRLHPPAPLLLPHLSMAECDNVNGYMVPAGTRVIINARFPTAWALGRDTESWGEKAEEFWPERFMDEAKAAADFKGRDFQFLPFGAGRRICPGMGFGLATVEVMLANLVYCFDWELPDGMRGEDIDMADVFGVTMRRKEKLVLVPRIPQDANI; this comes from the exons ATGGCTCATGTACTCACTATCTTCTCCCGGGAAGCTCTGCTCTCACTATTGCTCTGCTTCCTCGTACTACGCCGCTACTACTTGGCAAGACGATCTGCGAACAATTGCCGTGATCatggccgccgcctcccgccgtcgCCTCCGAAGCTCCCTCTCATAGGCCACCTGCACCTCGTCGGCCCTGACCCGCACATCTCCCTCGCCGAGCTCGCCAGGAAGCAAGCCGGCCGCGACGGCCTCATGCTCCTCCGCCTCGGCCAGGTGCCTAACCTCGTCGTCTCCTCCCCGAGCGCCGCCGAGGCCGTCCTGCGCACGCACGACCACGTCTTCGCCTCCCGCCCGCCGTCCATCGTCGCCGACGTCCTCCTCAGCGGCCCCTCCGACGTCGCCCTCGCCCCCTACGGCGAGTACTGGCGGCAGGCCCGCAAGCTCGTCACCACCCATCTGCTGAGCGCCAGGAAGGTGCGCGCGCTCCAGGGCGCCCGCGAGGAGGAGACGCGCCTCGTGGTCGTCAAGCTCCGGGCGGCCGCGGAGGCGCGCTCAGCCGTCGACATGACCGAGCTGCTCGGCGCCTTCACCAACGATGTCGTGTGCCGCGCCGTGTGCGGGAAGTTCTTCAGGGTGGAAGGCAGGAACGAGCTGTTCCGGGAGCTCATCGCCGGGAACGTGGCCGCGATAGGGGGGTTCAACCTGGAGGACTACTTCCCGAACTTGGCCAAGGTCGGTCTGCTCCGGCGAGTGGTGCTGGCCAGGACGTGCAGGCTGAAGAAGAGATGGGATGAGTTGCTCGATAAGATCGTAGACGACCACGCAACCAAATCACCATGGCTAGTAGGAGGAGTACATCATCATCAACACAATGAGCTAGAGCAACGCCAAGAAGATCAAGACAGAGACTTGGTGGATGTTCTCCTCTCTCTTCAGCACGAATACAATCTCACTAGAGACAACGTCAAGGTCATCTTAATG GACATGTTTGCAGCTGGCACAGACATGTCATCCATTGTCCTGGAGTTCGCCATGGCTGAGCTCATGCGGAAGTCACACCTCATGGCCAAACTTCAGGCCGAGGTGAGGAGCAAGACACCCAAGAGCCAGAAAACAGTCATGGAGGATGACCTAAGCGGCATGTCATATCTCAAGGCCGCCGTGAAGGAGACGCTCCGGCTACACCCGCCGGCGCCGCTCCTCCTCCCGCACCTCTCCATGGCCGAGTGCGACAACGTCAACGGTTACATGGTCCCGGCCGGGACACGCGTCATCATCAACGC CCGTTTTCCAACAGCGTGGGCTCTCGGAAGAGACACTGAGTCCTGGGGGGAGAAAGCAGAGGAGTTCTGGCCGGAGAGGTTCATGGACGAGGCCAAAGCAGCTGCCGACTTCAAAGGGAGGGATTTCCAGTTCCTGCCGTTTGGAGCCGGGCGGAGGATTTGCCCCGGGATGGGCTTCGGGCTGGCCACTGTTGAGGTCATGCTCGCCAACCTTGTCTATTGCTTCGACTGGGAGCTCCCCGATGGGATGCGGGGGGAGGATATTGACATGGCTGATGTGTTTGGAGTGACGATGCGTCGAAAGGAGAAGCTCGTTCTTGTCCCAAGAATACCACAAGATGCAAACATATAG